The genomic window CCACTGCAATGGCACTGGTCTGTGCATTTTCGGTGCTGCCGGCTGTTGCTCAGGAAGAAGTGAGCAACGTCAGTGGCGACCCGACCTACGTCGTCTCGGCCCCGCCGTTCTATTCGATGCTCGGTGACCTGCTGATCGCGCGCCCGCTGCTGATCGCCGCCACCGTTGTCG from Pseudomonas sp. GCEP-101 includes these protein-coding regions:
- a CDS encoding multidrug transporter translates to MTLFRTAATAMALVCAFSVLPAVAQEEVSNVSGDPTYVVSAPPFYSMLGDLLIARPLLIAATVVGTAAFVVTLPFSAAGGNVKEAGQALVVDPGKAAFVRCLGCTTSGYKKD